A stretch of the Malus sylvestris chromosome 10, drMalSylv7.2, whole genome shotgun sequence genome encodes the following:
- the LOC126586974 gene encoding uncharacterized protein LOC126586974, whose product MGNCLRRDSAMVWARDDDWIDVSELEPDAKMAHSPERHRLLGEIRSYSSSAASTPSFSTSTSSTGGDQVKIKITKKELEELVKGGGNMQGLSSVEQLLARLRINGLDDHDQYYDDRDEMDHHRPWRPVLQSIPEVN is encoded by the coding sequence ATGGGAAACTGTTTGAGACGCGATTCGGCGATGGTATGGGCAAGAGACGACGACTGGATTGATGTTTCTGAGCTTGAGCCTGATGCTAAAATGGCACACAGCCCAGAAAGGCATAGGCTTCTTGGCGAGATAAGATCATATTCATCGTCTGCAGCCTCGACACCTTCATTTTCTACTAGCACTAGTAGTACTGGAGGAGATCAAGTGAAGATCAAGATTACTAAGAAGGAGCTGGAGGAGTTGGTAAAAGGAGGAGGAAACATGCAGGGTCTGTCGTCTGTGGAACAGCTATTGGCTCGGCTCAGGATCAACGGCCTTGATGATCATGATCAGTACTATGATGATCGTGATGAGATGGACCATCATCGACCCTGGAGGCCTGTTCTCCAAAGTATTCCGGAGGTTAATTAG